In the genome of Vanacampus margaritifer isolate UIUO_Vmar chromosome 1, RoL_Vmar_1.0, whole genome shotgun sequence, one region contains:
- the atg2b gene encoding autophagy-related protein 2 homolog B isoform X1 — translation MPWPFSESIKKRACRYLLHRYLGNFLQEKLSLDQLSLDLYQGTGSLAQVPLDKWSLNELLETADAPFEIIAGFIQTISLTVPWAALLHDNCALEVKGLEMVFRPRPRVASGSEPMYWSSFMTSSMQLAKECLSQKLSDETVESFQPFEGLEKFAETIETVLRRVKVTFLDTVLRVEHIPENSKTGIALEVRISKIFYSDETGEESPSVNVHQPITFAHKKLQMEGIAVFWDEFTDVCRAGFKTSPLPTETEPKLSPSWNPKIICEPHPQFTETISSTVPFQAVQVGSLCGKIELSLTLKNNIAMPGAKLDVAGHIDTLLILLSPRQVHLLLDLFGAFSFERAQEWAKDRKSRPMQQEDEYRLHMELNRCLKKDTVMAGAEAELFESQTTRTVSSRDDVFFSMADMDMSHSLSSLPPLGEPPTVDLDLSLNSNYSASPGESPSGNITAVWDDYMDVPRQREKQTPGKSRDSQLPQTLLRQTSHPSKTHGDESRPELVLSLTLSSLAVSVLHIDPLPPLDASPSPLGPMAAHFFSMVGPSHLKPAAFLQSRSVFNHACPQDHLRFVGQGLKIIYEHCQGANLRTFSTDVSLDQMELLECLFPSESIAGGSQRGIQYTELLTFSTAAGGKAPLSTCFHLLYKQAERRGPQGGQARLSTIPRKADVQVELGPVRSELDISIVDRLNSVLQPQKLATTEMMTSHMYTSYNKHASLHKAFAEVFLDDSHTPSNCHVSLTVNAPILGLAVRFPIPDLRSDQERGPWFKKSLQKEVLYLELEDVEFKTEFRGGSTPDQTKMELTFRELIGRFQEELEQPAARFLRVSHTMDGDMTTSESVKFDWPRVVLKMNPTAVHSILERVTAEDEEGAEDNFLEEEEEEGAAHSLKDVCDFGKPEPSPFSSRRVMYENEEMVIPGDVAEMTEFQEKTMNNSRFVLELCFPNVQLSLPSKAFYEKLHNRINNDLLLWEPTAPSPVETVESMPYGVGLSVASQMINTYTKDSFTQFRSTGPEEDSSGSDEEYMHYYSASSDRGLRSHKKKKPQIQNKGSQSLFAAIISVNHGLVALQTNAKKEDKTLLKNKHGEFWLEVKNAVLFSVTQHEGFKDQHYVCFHTTNSSMYHQGLVDGGTSSSDVKLPFRSHPHWLEPTIYQSESSPDRSSTPSECIGPEARSMVSVAVKISSQNAERSVKEFLVAVGVRGATVQHRVVPPNLGWYDQIVDFLNVSDEPVLGYAPPASVSTLHLHLWNCSLDYRPFYLPLRSLLVVETFSISSSVSLDHSSSTLRIILDEAALFLSDKCNAVSVDLARDYVQVVDMGTLELRITAVKPAVDGKLSEPRFELRCSSDVIHIRTCADSCAALMNLIQYIASYGDLLPPAELEAKQTSATQKNKAELPGRLVAQTPLLAETEQQILQDLMSEAMEETDGQHAPVLQQNGAHEERKRDHEPPRSDLFLFPDESGNCVQDVSPTYPILHSPLITPVPSLAQETDDFCILETPGSRAEDVDQEPVIKLLTSEPVQIKYDHFSQPLDGSDSSRGALNFPVPEVRYLVKEISIVWHLYGGKDFGRVTFTASPARSRGTTPHSSPSQTPVRQARVSGRTGGGKGRNPDVLMEIQLSKVRFQHEVYPHDQETSGSPADQPVSRQVFVVQDLEIRDRLASSQMNKFLYLYSSKEMPRKAHSNMLTVKALHMCPESGQAPQECCLRVSLMPLRLNIDQDALFFLKDFFTSLSTEVEFFSPPSQDVSMSMKKAPEISCSFSKHAGPNQDPAPIISVPAQRHLSQNGFAVCGREEAGDSDTSTALFSDQPIFFREFRFTSEVPIRLDYHGKHVSLEQGTFSGIIIGLTQLNCSELKLRQLCYRQGLLGVDKLFSYAINEWLNDIKKNQLPGLLGGVGPIHSLVQLVQGFRDLVWLPIEQYRKDGRIVRGFQRGTASFGTSTAMAALELTNRMVRTIQAAAETAYDMVSPVANERDSKRVKRFSHYGLAHQPVDLREGVAKAYTVVKEGITDTALTIYDTATREHEQRGMTGAVGGVLRQLPPAVVKPLIMATEATSNVLGGMRNQIHPDARQEESQKWRQGEE, via the exons ATGCCTTGGCCATTTTCCGAGTCCATTAAGAAGCGGGCCTGTCGTTACCTCTTGCATCGGTACCTTGGCAACTTTCTGCAGGAAAAATTGAGTTTGGATCAGCTCAGTTTAGATCTCTATCAAGGCACTGGATCACTGGCACAAGTGCCTCTGGATAAGTGG TCACTCAATGAGCTCCTAGAGACGGCAGATGCTCCCTTTGAGATTATTGCGGGTTTCATCCAGACTATTTCTTTAACCGTCCCATGGGCAGCTTTGCTGCATGACAACTGTGCCCTTGAGGTCAAAGGTTTGGAGATGGTGTTTAGACCAAGGCCAAGAGTAG catctGGCTCTGAGCCCATGTACTGGTCCAGTTTCATGACGAGCAGCATGCAACTCGCCAAGGAGTGTCTGAGCCAGAAGCTCTCAGATGAAACTGTAGAGAGCTTCCAGCCGTTTGAAGGACTGGAGAAGTTTGCTGAAACAATAGAAACGG TTCTGAGAAGAGTCAAAGTGACATTTTTGGATACAGTTCTGAGGGTTGAACACATTCcggaaaattccaaaactggAATTGCTCTTGAGGTTCGAATCAGCAA GATTTTTTATTCTGATGAAACTGGGGAGGAGAGCCCAAGTGTGAATGTGcatcaaccaatcacattcgcacataaaaaactacaaatggaAGGCATCGCTGTATTTTGGGACGAGTTCACTGATGTGTGTCGAGCTGGTTTTAAAACGTCACCACTTCCAACG GAAACTGAGCCAAAACTCTCTCCCAGCTGGAATCCAAAAATCATTTGCGAGCCTCATCCGCAGTTCACAGAGACTATATCCTCAACAGTACCTTTTCAAGCTGTGCAAGTTGGGAGTCTCTGTGGTAAAATTGAGCTGTCCCTCACACTGAAAAACAACATAGCCATGCCTGGAGCAAAG cTGGATGTTGCCGGGCACATTGACACGCTTCTGATTTTGCTCTCACCACGTCAAGTTCATCTACTTCTAGACTTGTTCGGAGCGTTCTCCTTTGAAC GTGCACAAGAATGGGCCAAGGACAGAAAAAGTCGACCTATGCAGCAGGAGGATGAATACCGACTCCACATGGAACTAAACCGCTGTCTGAAGAAGGACACTGTAATGGCAGGAGCAGAAGCCGAACTTTTTGAGAGCCAGACGACCCGAACTGTCTCTAGTCGAG ATGATGTCTTCTTCTCCATGGCTGACATGGACATGTCTCACAGCTTGTCGTCCCTCCCTCCTTTGGGCGAACCTCCTACTGTAGATTTGGACCTGTCACTCAATAGCAACTACTCTGCCTCTCCGGGAGAATCACCGTCAGGAAACATAACT GCCGTGTGGGACGATTACATGGACGTACCGCGACAAAGAGAGAAACAGACTCCCGGAAAGTCCCGAGACTCACAACTCCCTCAAACATTGTTACGACAAACTT CACATCCTTCCAAAACCCACGGTGACGAGTCGAGGCCAGAGCTGGTGTTAAGTTTGACACTGAGCAGTTTGGCAGTCTCGGTCCTCCACATTGACCCGCTACCACCCCTTGATGCTTCCCCGAGTCCGCTGGGCCCTATGGCTGCGCACTTCTTCAGCATGGTgggcccgagccacctcaaacCCGCTGCCTTCCTACAGTCTCGATCAGTCTTTAATCACGCCTGCCCCCAAGATCACCTCAG GTTTGTGGGCCAGGGTCTTAAGATAATCTATGAGCACTGTCAGGGAGCCAACCTACGGACTTTTAGCACCGACGTCTCCCTCGATCAAATGGAGCTGCTGGAGTGTCTGTTCCCCTCCGAGAGCATCGCCGGCGGCTCTCAGAGAGGCATTCAATACACTGAG CTCCTGACGTTTAGCACTGCAGCCGGTGGCAAAGCACCACTTAGTACCTGCTTTCACCTGCTTTACAAACAGGCTGAGCGCAGAGGCCCCCag GGTGGCCAGGCGCGACTCAGCACCATCCCCAGAAAAGCTGACGTGCAGGTAGAACTGGGCCCCGTGCGCTCCGAGCTCGACATCAGTATTGTGGACCGTCTCAATTCAGTACTTCAGCCTCAGAAGCTGGCCACCACGGAGATGATGACCTCACACATGTACACGTCCTACAATAAGCATGCCAGCTTG CATAAGGCCTTTGCAGAGGTTTTTCTCGATGACAGCCACACCCCTTCCAACTGCCACGTGTCACTGACGGTTAACGCCCCAATACTGGGCCTCGCGGTCCGATTTCCCATTCCCGATCTGCGCTCCGATCAGGAGCGAGGTCCCTGGTTTAAAAAGTCTTTGCAGAAAGAAGTGCTGTACCTGGAGCTGGAAGATGTGGAATTTAAAACCGAATTTAGGGGTGGCAGCACGCCAGATCAAACCAAGATGGAGCTCACCTTCAGGGAGCTCATTG GCAGGTTCCAGGAGGAGCTAGAGCAACCAGCTGCCAGGTTCCTCAGAGTGTCCCACACCATGGACGGAGACATGACAACATCTGAAAGTGTGAAATTTGATTGGCCACG AGTCGTGTTGAAAATGAACCCCACGGCGGTGCACTCCATCCTCGAACGTGTGACGGCCGAGGATGAAGAAGGCGCGGAGGACAATTTCcttgaggaggaagaggaggagggtgcTGCCCACTCACTGAAGGATGTTTGTGACTTTGGGAAACCAGAGCCATCACCCTTTTCTTCCCGGAGGGTTATGTATGAAAATGAAGAG ATGGTCATACCTGGTGATGTTGCTGAGATGACAGAGTTTCAAGAGAAAACCATGAACAATTCACGCTTTGTCCTTGAGCTGTGTTTCCCCAATGTGCAGTTATCTTTACCCAGCAAAGCATTTTATGAAAAACTACACAACag GATAAACAATGACCTCCTGCTGTGGGAGCCCACTGCTCCTTCGCCTGTGGAAACAGTCGAAAGCATGCCATATGGTGTCGGTCTCTCTGTCGCCAGTCAGATGATCAACACTTACACTAAGGACAGCTTCACCCAGTTTCGCTCGACTGGGCCTGAGG AAGATAGCAGTGGTTCAGATGAGGAGTACATGCACTACTACTCTGCTTCTTCTGACCGAGGGTTGAGGTCTCACAAGAAGAAAAAGCCCCAAATTCAGAATAAGGGCTCCCAGAGCTTGTTCGCTGCCATTATCAGTGTCAACCATGGCTTGGTTGCGCTTCAAACTAACGCTAAG aaggAGGATAAAACACTACTGAAAAACAAACACGGGGAATTCTGGCTAGAGGTGAAAAACGCAGTGCTGTTCAGTGTTACGCAACATGAAGGCTTTAAAGACCAGCACTATGTCTGCTTTCACACTACCAATAGTTCCATGTATCATCAAG GACTTGTCGATGGAGGAACCTCCTCGTCAGACGTCAAGCTGCCATTCCGGTCACATCCACACTGGCTGGAACCGACCATCTACCAATCAGAATCATCCCCCGACAGATCATCCACTCCGTCAGAGTGTATTGGCCCAGAGGCCCGTAGTATGGTGTCGGTCGCGGTCAAGATCTCGTCGCAGAATGCCGAACGCAGCGTTAAG GAATTTTTGGTTGCTGTTGGAGTGAGAGGGGCAACAGTCCAGCACAGAGTTGTTCCTCCCAACCTGGGGTGGTATGATCAG ATTGTCgactttttgaatgtttccgATGAGCCTGTGTTGGGTTACGCTCCCCCCGCGTCTGTCAGCACCCTACATCTACATTTATGGAACTGTTCTCTTGACTACAG GCCTTTTTATTTACCTCTAAGATCACTGCTTGTGGTCGAAACATTTAGCATCTCTAGCAGCGTGTCCCTTGACCACTCTTCCTCAACGCTCAG GATTATTTTGGACGAAGCTGCTCTGTTCCTCTCGGACAAGTGTAATGCTGTCTCTGTCGATTTAGCACGCG ACTATGTCCAAGTGGTAGACATGGGAACGCTGGAACTGCGAATCACAGCTGTCAAACCTGCCGTGGATGGGAAACTG TCCGAGCCGAGGTTTGAGCTTCGATGCTCTAGCGACGTCATCCACATCAGAACGTGCGCCGACTCCTGCGCTGCCCTCATGAACCTAATCCAGTACATTGCCAGCTATGGGGATTTGCTGCCTCCTGCAGAGCTGGAGGCCAAGCAAACCAGCgcgacacaaaaaaacaag GCAGAGCTTCCCGGCCGGCTGGTCGCTCAGACTCCGCTGCTTGCTGAGACTGAGCAGCAGATTTTGCAGGATCTGATGAGCGAAGCAATGGAGGAGACTGATGGGCAGCATGCTCCTGTGCTACAACAAAATG GTGCCCACGAGGAGAGGAAACGTGATCATGAGCCCCCTCGCTCTGACTTGTTCCTGTTCCCAGATGAGAGTGGGAATTGCGTCCAGGATGTCAGCCCCACGTACCCCATCCTCCACTCTCCTCTCATCACTCCTGTTCCCAGCCTGGCACAGGAGACTGATGACTTTTGTATTCTGGAGACGCCCGGTTCCAGGGCAGAG GATGTGGATCAGGAGCCGGTCATAAAGCTGCTGACGTCGGAGCCGGTGCAAATCAAATACGATCACTTCAGTCAGCCTCTGGACGGAAGCGATTCCAGTCGCGGAGCCTTGAATTTTCCCGTTCCGGAGGTGCGTTACCTCGTCAAGGAGATCTCCATCGTGTGGCACCTTTATGGTGGCAAAGATTTTGGCCGCGTAACGTTCACAGCTTCTCCTGCCAGAAGCCGGGG GACTACTCCCCACAGTTCCCCCTCCCAAACACCAGTTCGGCAGGCCAGAGTTTCTGGACGCACCGGGGGCGGAAAAGGAAGAAACCCTGATGTCCTGATGGAGATTCAACTCagcaaa GTGAGATTTCAACATGAGGTGTACCCGCATGACCAGGAAACCTCTGGATCTCCGGCAGATCAGCCCGTATCTCGCCAGGTGTTTGTTGTCCAAGACTTGGAGATCCGAGACAGGCTGGCGAGCTCCCAGATGAACAAGTTCCTTTACTTGTACTCCAGTAAAGAAATGCCCCGCAAGGCTCATTCTAACAtg TTGACGGTCAAGGCACTGCACATGTGTCCTGAATCCGGCCAGGCTCCACAAGAGTGCTGCTTACGGGTTTCCCTGATGCCTCTGCGCCTCAATATTGATCAG GATGCGCTCTTCTTCCTGAAAGACTTTTTCACTAGTCTTTCCACAGAAGTGGAGTTTTTCTCCCCGCCTAGCCAAGATG TGAGCATGTCCATGAAGAAAGCCCCGGAGATCTCATGCAGCTTCTCCAAGCACGCTGGCCCCAACCAGGACCCGGCACCCATCATCTCGGTGCCTGCACAGAGACATTTGAGCCAAAACGGTTTCGCCGTGTGTGGCCGGGAGGAGGCCGGTGACAGTGACACATCGACCGCTTTGTTCTCCGACCAGCCCATATTCTTTAG GGAGTTCAGATTCACCTCTGAGGTTCCCATTCGCTTGGATTATCATGGAAAACATGTCTCATTGGAGCAG GGAACATTTTCAGGAATCATTATCGGTTTGACGCAGCTGAACTGTTCAGAGCTCAAACTGAGACAGCTGTGCTACCGACAAGG CTTATTAGGTGTGGATAAGCTCTTTTCCTATGCAATTAATGAGTGGCTTAACGACATCAAGAAAAACCAGCTTCCAGGCCTGCTGGGTGGTGTGGGGCCCATTCACTCCCTGGTCCAGCTGG TTCAGGGATTTCGAGACTTGGTGTGGCTCCCAATCGAGCAGTACAGGAAGGACGGTCGCATCGTGCGCGGCTTCCAGCGTGGCACCGCCTCCTTCGGAACATCCACCGCTATGGCCGCCCTAGAGCTCACCAACAGGATGGTGCGGACCATTCAG GCAGCAGCAGAGACGGCTTATGACATGGTGTCTCCGGTAGCAAATGAGAGAGACTCAAAGAGGGTAAAACGGTTCTCACACTACGGACTGGCTCATCAGCCGGTTGACCTGAGAGAAGGTGTAGCGAAAGCCTACACAGTGGTGAAAGAG GGAATCACAGACACGGCACTGACCATCTACGACACGGCCACCCGGGAACATGAACAACGCGGCATGACCGGAGCAGTGGGCGGGGTTCTCCGTCAGTTGCCGCCCGCCGTGGTCAAACCCCTCATTATGGCCACGGAAGCCACCTCCAACGTCTTGGGTGGCATGAGGAACCAGATTCACCCCGATGCCCGCCAGGAGGAGTCTCAAAAGTGGAGGCAGGGCGAGGAGTAA